The Plasmodium berghei ANKA genome assembly, chromosome: 12 genome contains a region encoding:
- a CDS encoding mitochondrial import receptor subunit TOM22, putative, whose product MYKNQSNCIEYHYTYQQHIPIRDSYNLYLYVLFFKMGGVISRIVANNEESSLALPRKPALNFKRNDGLRIKNKLRMAKNRIQNFVKKGLKTTSWVVWVAGVSVVVLITPIAFQYEKECQLFEMQAQFFQAQQAANVPQLN is encoded by the coding sequence atgtataaaaatcaGTCAAATTGTATCGAATACCATTACACATATCAACAACACATACCTATAAGAGAttcttataatttatatttatatgttttattctTTAAAATGGGAGGTGTAATATCTAGAATAGTAGCTAATAATGAAGAGTCGAGTTTGGCTTTGCCAAGAAAACCGgcattaaattttaaaagaaatgatGGATtaagaattaaaaataagttaAGAATGGCAAAAAATAGAATTCAGAATTTTGTGAAAAAAGGATTGAAAACAACATCTTGGGTTGTTTGGGTAGCAGGTGTTTCAGTTGTCGTTTTAATTACACCAATTGCTTTTcaatatgaaaaagaatGCCAACTCTTTGAAATGCAAGCTCAGTTTTTTCAAGCCCAACAAGCAGCAAATGTACCTCAGTTAAATTGA
- a CDS encoding ribosome-interacting GTPase 1, putative, protein MSILQKIADIEAEMAKTQKNKATNFHLGLLKAKLSKLKAQLIEGGGKGGGEGEGFDVSKTGDARIGLVGFPSVGKSTLLNKLTGTFSEVASYEFTTLTCVPGIFKYKGAKMQLLDLPGIIEGAKDGKGRGKQVIAVAKSCSLILIVLDALKPLSFKKIIEKELEGFGIRLNKKPPNIIFQKKDKGGINITHTVPLNNLDEDIIKSICHEYRIMNANISIRCEATVDDIIDVIEGNRLYVPCIYVLNKVDQITMEELNLITRLPHNIPISAHLEWNLDGLLEAIWNYLDLVRIYTKPKGHIPDYDSPVILKKDKSKVEHFCKKIHRSLLNQFKYALVWGKSVKHNPQKVGKDHELNDEDVVQLVKK, encoded by the coding sequence ATGTCAATTCTGCAAAAGATTGCTGATATTGAGGCCGAAATGGCcaaaacacaaaaaaataaagctACGAATTTTCATTTGGGGTTATTAAAAGCAAAACtatcaaaattaaaagcTCAATTAATTGAAGGAGGTGGAAAAGGTGGGGGTGAAGGAGAAGGTTTTGATGTTTCAAAAACAGGAGATGCAAGAATCGGCCTTGTTGGGTTTCCATCAGTTGGTAAATCaacattattaaataaattaacaGGAACATTTTCTGAAGTTGCTTCATATGAATTTACAACACTAACATGTGTTCCtggaatatttaaatataaaggaGCCAAAATGCAATTATTAGATTTACCAGGTATTATTGAAGGAGCTAAAGATGGTAAAGGGAGGGGTAAACAAGTTATAGCAGTAGCAAAAAGTTgttcattaattttaatagtTTTAGATGCATTAAAACCattatcttttaaaaaaattatagaaaaGGAATTAGAAGGTTTTGGAATAagattaaataaaaaaccaccaaatattatttttcaaaaaaaagataaaggTGGTATAAATATTACACATACTGTACCgttaaataatttagacgaagatataattaaatcaATTTGCCATGAATATAGAATTATGAATGcaaatatatcaataaGATGTGAAGCAACTGTTGATGATATTATAGATGTTATTGAAGGGAACAGATTATATGTaccatgtatatatgtattaaataAAGTAGATCAAATAACTATGGAggaattaaatttaattacaAGATTACCTCATAATATACCTATATCAGCGCATTTAGAATGGAATCTTGATGGTTTATTAGAAGCAATATGGAATTATCTCGATCTAGTACGTATATATACTAAACCTAAGGGTCATATCCCAGATTATGATTCCCCtgttattttaaaaaaagataaatcAAAAGTTGAacatttttgtaaaaaaatacatcgATCTTTACTTAATCAATTTAAATATGCTTTAGTATGGGGTAAATCAGTTAAACATAATCCACAAAAAGTAGGAAAGGATCACGAACTTAACGATGAAGATGTTGTCCAACTTGTTAAGAAATGA
- a CDS encoding 50S ribosomal protein L12, apicoplast, putative, which yields MKMKKKKTISFRQINYIASSKLCRLIYIIYIFLYFVKGSVCFKFSKEHNKFNYNNFLYYDNRLNDNYNGRKNALNYKSKPYNFKKDPLLYNKKFKLKSEKVDKIIESLKELTLLEASELVKKIEVTFSVDLKQNIGDNKDGQGNKQNESDKDANSENEEEDENKVYDLILENVEPNKKIPIIKIVKEIKKELNLKQAKDLVDNLPHTLFEKINKETAENWKKKLTEAGGIVKLK from the coding sequence atgaaaatgaaaaaaaaaaaaactataagTTTTAGacaaataaattacatAGCTAGTTCCAAATTATGTAggcttatatatattatatatatattcctatattttgttaaagGTTCAGTATGCTTTAAGTTTTCAAAAGAgcataataaatttaattataataattttttgtattatgataatagattaaatgataattataatgGTAGGAAAAATgcattaaattataaaagtaAGCCATACAACTTTAAAAAGGACCCACTtttatacaataaaaagtttaaattaaaaagtgaaaaggttgataaaataatagaaagTTTAAAAGAGCTAACTTTATTAGAAGCTAGTGAacttgtaaaaaaaatcgaagTAACTTTTTCTGTAGacttaaaacaaaatattggAGATAACAAAGATGGTCAAggaaataaacaaaatgaatcTGACAAAGATGCAAATTCAGAAAATGAGGAagaagatgaaaataaagtatATGATTTGATTTTAGAAAATGTTGAgccaaataaaaaaatcccaataattaaaatagttaaagaaatcaaaaaagaattaaacTTAAAGCAAGCAAAAGATTTAGTTGATAATTTACCGCACACACTTTTTGAAAAGATCAATAAAGAAACAGCAgaaaattggaaaaaaaaattgactGAAGCTGGAGGTATTGTTAAATTGAAATAA